In the Bacteroidota bacterium genome, TTATATATATATTGATTGATTATTTCTAATAATTTTTCCGGATTCGATGAAAATTCAACTTCAGGGTTATTGGCAAAAAAGTTGACAGTACTTCTAATATAAGCAATATAAGCAAGAACAAAAAACCATGCTCCCCACTTTTTGCCCATTACATCACCAAGGATTATTAATTTTTTGTCATTTAGATCGAAAACTTCATAAAAGTCGCCACCTGGAATTTCGTTGAATGGTTCATGTAGAATAGAAATGCTTATATCGCCAATTTTTTGATCTATTGAATTTTCAAAACGAATTGGTGAAGCATTAGCTGCGAGATTTAGGGCATTAAGATATTTGTCTTTAATTTCTTTTTCTCTTTCTACAATAGCATTTATCTGATGCGAAACGATTTCTGAAGATTCGTGTTTGTGAACAAATCCATTTACACCGATGTCGAAATAGCCTTCTATATTAATGTTTTTCGAAAAGTTTGAAATAAAGAGGTATGCTGGAATCGTAGATGATGCAATTTTTTTTACTTTCTCAAGATAGTTTATTGCCCAAACGGCATTTTCATCAATTATTAATGCCCATATATTTGAATTTTCAACCTGGCTTATCAAATCGTCGGTTGTATATATATTTACAACTTCTGTTGAAATATTAAAATCTGCATGATTTGAATCTGAATTTTCAGACAGACAAAAAA is a window encoding:
- a CDS encoding serine/threonine-protein phosphatase, with translation MISQVENSNIWALIIDENAVWAINYLEKVKKIASSTIPAYLFISNFSKNINIEGYFDIGVNGFVHKHESSEIVSHQINAIVEREKEIKDKYLNALNLAANASPIRFENSIDQKIGDISISILHEPFNEIPGGDFYEVFDLNDKKLIILGDVMGKKWGAWFFVLAYIAYIRSTVNFFANNPEVEFSSNPEKLLEIINQYIYKDLQLSEVFTTLSVIVVDTEKSSIKISSAGAMRPFFYNHTNEKMRQLNIVGTLLGVIDSSKYQSVNIDIKKGDKLLIFTDGYSEAKASKTGKEIGEIALLNAFNSRRQKDVVSCQQIENEIIEEFNISSFDDDRTMLLICKS